Proteins encoded by one window of Candidatus Nitrosocosmicus hydrocola:
- a CDS encoding RAD55 family ATPase, giving the protein MSDSNSESFNNDTHHQTYKAVDGIRKSTKRKNIGHLPSEILKFVKNESYSLLIKGKPGTGKTTFALTLLDNLNDDSNYFYISTRLSLKQLAFYFPWIEKFFSKDENKSGYRFEDARLDEPESLFERITNQLMDVKSPVIIIDTWDTIASFMDRESRLNNERVLQIWRERAGAKLIFLSETFDLGILDSIVDGVITLENNFHQANNWRLLRINKLRGLPIRCNTYTYSLFNGVFHSSDIISQLNLFDSYSGVKPYYKRSIHLAKKKSVGVDQKGFSYFELENLFTQNRTTNITIEATLSYEVLLSVLLKPLLNWLQQSDENKLMINNFDGLIRESYRRILNHHLAEDLFKYKVIEQEIDFTDPHGIKLSKQNDGFTHIVDKTVPIIEPTQTREIHFDSADYSNSKPSLNNANQVQILNILNTDNIDSLLSEDSFLELLNESFALNILIQRGSFLPSQIRYLRNVTCCEFKTIGKNLLLEINNHEINRYQMILDKDRSFVNLHPIL; this is encoded by the coding sequence ATGTCAGATAGCAATTCAGAATCATTTAATAACGATACCCATCACCAAACCTACAAAGCTGTTGATGGTATAAGAAAATCTACAAAGAGAAAAAATATTGGTCATCTGCCATCTGAAATTCTAAAATTCGTCAAGAATGAGTCATACTCCTTATTGATTAAAGGTAAACCAGGAACAGGTAAAACCACATTTGCCCTTACACTATTAGACAATCTGAATGACGATAGCAATTACTTTTACATTTCTACAAGATTATCACTAAAGCAATTGGCCTTTTATTTTCCATGGATTGAAAAATTCTTTTCAAAAGATGAAAACAAGTCTGGATATCGGTTTGAGGATGCACGCCTGGATGAGCCTGAATCTTTGTTTGAAAGGATTACAAATCAGTTGATGGACGTAAAATCTCCTGTTATTATTATTGATACCTGGGACACTATAGCGTCATTCATGGATAGGGAATCCCGATTAAATAATGAAAGGGTATTGCAAATATGGAGAGAGAGAGCGGGAGCTAAATTAATCTTTCTAAGTGAAACATTTGACCTGGGCATACTAGATTCTATAGTTGACGGAGTAATTACACTTGAAAATAATTTTCACCAGGCAAACAATTGGAGATTACTGCGAATAAATAAACTAAGAGGATTACCGATTCGTTGTAATACTTATACTTATTCCTTATTCAATGGTGTTTTTCATTCTTCGGATATTATTTCACAATTAAATTTGTTTGATTCTTACAGTGGAGTTAAGCCATATTATAAGCGAAGTATTCACCTTGCAAAAAAAAAATCAGTCGGAGTCGATCAAAAAGGGTTTTCTTATTTTGAGCTTGAAAATCTTTTTACCCAAAATAGGACGACTAACATTACAATAGAAGCGACTTTAAGCTACGAAGTGTTATTATCTGTATTACTAAAACCTCTCCTGAATTGGTTACAACAATCGGATGAGAATAAATTAATGATTAACAACTTTGACGGTTTGATCCGGGAATCATATAGGAGGATTCTGAATCACCACTTGGCTGAAGATTTGTTTAAATACAAAGTGATTGAACAAGAGATTGATTTCACAGATCCCCATGGAATAAAATTATCAAAACAAAATGATGGCTTTACTCATATCGTTGACAAGACTGTTCCTATAATAGAACCAACTCAAACCAGGGAAATTCATTTTGACTCAGCCGACTATTCAAATTCAAAACCTTCCTTAAATAATGCAAATCAAGTCCAAATATTAAATATTCTAAATACGGATAATATCGATAGTCTCTTGTCTGAAGATTCCTTTTTAGAACTTTTGAATGAAAGCTTCGCTTTAAATATTTTAATTCAACGAGGTTCTTTCCTGCCATCACAAATTAGGTATTTAAGAAATGTAACGTGTTGCGAATTCAAAACGATTGGAAAGAATCTGTTGCTTGAAATCAATAACCATGAAATAAATCGATATCAAATGATTCTCGACAAAGATAGGTCATTCGTAAACTTGCATCCTATTTTGTGA